One region of Cyanobium sp. M30B3 genomic DNA includes:
- the lipA gene encoding lipoyl synthase, translated as MPSQPTSRYSAIAPAERLPAWLQRPVGRASDLAAVQAVVKQQRLHTICEEGRCPNRAECYAAGTATFLLGGSICTRSCAFCQVHKGQAPMPLDGAEAERVAEAVAALGLSYVVLTAVARDDLADHGAGLFTAAMAAIRRRSPGTSIEVLTPDFWGGHREEQAGLAAQRQRLATVLAAEPVCFNHNLETVERLQGEVRRGATYRRSLGLLAAARELAPAIPTKSGLMLGLGESEEEVVQTLRDLRAVDCQRLTLGQYLRPSLAHIPVARYWSPHDFDRLGAIARELGFRQVRSGPLVRSSYHANPAVQLPS; from the coding sequence ATGCCCAGCCAGCCCACCAGCCGCTACAGCGCCATCGCCCCGGCCGAACGGCTGCCGGCCTGGCTGCAGCGGCCGGTGGGCCGGGCCTCCGACCTGGCGGCAGTACAGGCGGTGGTGAAGCAGCAGCGGCTGCACACGATCTGTGAGGAGGGCCGCTGCCCGAACCGGGCGGAGTGCTACGCCGCCGGCACCGCCACCTTCCTGCTGGGGGGCTCGATCTGCACCCGCAGCTGCGCCTTCTGCCAGGTGCACAAGGGCCAGGCGCCGATGCCCCTCGACGGCGCCGAGGCCGAGCGGGTGGCCGAGGCGGTGGCGGCGCTGGGCCTCTCCTACGTGGTGCTCACCGCCGTGGCCCGCGACGACCTGGCCGACCACGGCGCCGGCCTGTTCACCGCCGCCATGGCCGCCATCCGCCGCCGCAGCCCGGGCACATCGATCGAGGTGCTCACCCCCGACTTCTGGGGCGGCCACCGCGAGGAACAGGCCGGCCTGGCAGCCCAGCGCCAGCGGCTGGCCACCGTGCTGGCGGCTGAACCGGTGTGCTTCAACCACAACCTGGAGACGGTGGAGCGCCTGCAGGGGGAGGTGCGGCGCGGCGCCACCTACCGCCGCTCCCTGGGGCTGCTGGCCGCCGCCCGGGAGCTGGCTCCGGCCATCCCCACCAAGAGCGGCCTGATGCTGGGGCTGGGGGAGAGCGAGGAGGAGGTGGTGCAGACCCTGCGCGACCTGCGGGCGGTGGACTGTCAGCGGCTCACCCTGGGGCAATACCTGCGGCCGTCGCTGGCCCACATCCCCGTGGCCCGCTACTGGAGCCCCCACGACTTTGACCGCCTCGGCGCCATCGCCCGCGAGCTGGGCTTCCGCCAGGTGCGCAGCGGGCCGCTGGTGCGCAGCAGCTACCACGCCAACCCTGCAGTTCAACTCCCATCCTGA
- the recR gene encoding recombination mediator RecR has protein sequence MARLIEQFERLPGIGPRTAQRLALHLLRQPEEQIRSFADALLAARSQVGQCQRCFHLSAEPLCEICRNPERHTGQICVVADSRDLLAMERTREFKGRYHVLGGLISPMDGIGPELLHIQALVQRVAAEGGVPVEEVILALTPSVEGDTTSLYLARLLRPFAPVSRIAYGLPMGSELEYADEITLARALEGRRPVE, from the coding sequence CTGGCCCGGTTGATCGAGCAGTTCGAGCGGCTGCCCGGAATCGGCCCGCGCACGGCCCAGCGGCTGGCGTTGCACCTGCTGCGCCAGCCGGAGGAGCAGATCCGCAGCTTCGCCGACGCCCTGCTGGCCGCCCGCAGCCAGGTGGGCCAGTGCCAGCGCTGCTTTCACCTCTCGGCCGAGCCGCTCTGCGAGATCTGCCGCAACCCCGAGCGCCACACCGGCCAGATCTGCGTGGTGGCCGACTCCCGCGACCTGCTGGCCATGGAGCGCACCCGCGAGTTCAAGGGCAGGTATCACGTGCTCGGCGGCCTGATCTCGCCGATGGATGGCATCGGCCCCGAGCTGCTGCACATCCAGGCGCTGGTGCAGCGGGTGGCCGCCGAGGGCGGGGTGCCGGTGGAGGAGGTGATCCTGGCCCTCACCCCCAGCGTGGAGGGCGACACCACCAGCCTCTACCTGGCGCGGCTGCTGCGGCCGTTCGCGCCGGTGAGCCGCATCGCCTACGGCCTGCCGATGGGCAGCGAGCTGGAATACGCCGACGAGATCACCCTGGCCCGCGCCCTTGAGGGGCGCCGGCCGGTGGAGTAG
- a CDS encoding carbohydrate porin, with translation MQQLTLDLQLGTGLRKPLAAWREGDHWRGHLELGLFSGQPNWWQQIGAAFPLQATASPNGLWLTEASVERRPGTGGLALKAGLFALDPDWVTAPVLNAYVHAALNNSLNLNVTGLPINPAVAPGLQVSWTPGADGESGSGEWGSWQLGGFWLDPVDELAALFGVNPGLAEVRGSAQLLQWRYQRLPGWRAAHTPLAHPGGPVPRLLPPPLLQLGGLAVLSDQAGGSTAAFTGSLTLAAPLPLGLDNRLWLGVNAGQERSSNQVPLFLAGGWLSQGPLPGRPRDVLAIGYGHSRLNQPAATGGGRNDAHEAVLELNYRWQVNQRLSLQPVLQLILHPDGRNADPILATGLGINLQF, from the coding sequence ATGCAGCAGCTCACCCTGGATCTGCAGCTGGGAACCGGCCTGCGCAAGCCCTTGGCCGCATGGCGGGAGGGCGACCACTGGCGGGGCCACCTGGAGCTGGGCCTGTTCAGCGGCCAGCCCAACTGGTGGCAGCAGATCGGTGCCGCCTTCCCCCTGCAGGCCACCGCCAGCCCCAACGGCCTCTGGCTCACCGAGGCGAGTGTGGAGCGCCGCCCCGGCACGGGTGGGCTGGCCCTGAAGGCCGGGCTGTTCGCGCTCGATCCGGACTGGGTCACGGCGCCGGTGCTGAACGCCTACGTGCATGCGGCGCTGAACAACAGCCTCAACCTGAACGTGACCGGGTTGCCGATCAATCCGGCCGTGGCCCCCGGGCTGCAGGTGAGCTGGACGCCGGGTGCCGACGGGGAGAGCGGCAGCGGAGAGTGGGGCAGCTGGCAGCTGGGTGGGTTCTGGCTCGATCCGGTGGACGAGCTGGCCGCTCTGTTCGGCGTGAACCCCGGGCTGGCGGAGGTGCGGGGCAGCGCCCAGCTGCTGCAGTGGCGCTACCAGCGCCTGCCGGGCTGGAGAGCGGCCCACACGCCGCTGGCCCACCCGGGCGGCCCGGTGCCGCGCCTGCTGCCGCCGCCCCTGCTGCAGCTGGGCGGCCTGGCGGTGCTCTCCGACCAGGCTGGCGGCAGCACCGCCGCGTTCACGGGCAGCCTCACCCTGGCCGCGCCCCTGCCGCTGGGCCTCGACAACCGGCTGTGGCTGGGGGTGAACGCCGGCCAGGAGCGCTCCAGCAACCAGGTGCCCCTGTTTCTGGCCGGCGGCTGGCTGAGCCAGGGACCGCTGCCGGGCCGTCCCCGGGATGTGCTGGCGATCGGCTACGGCCACAGCCGCCTGAATCAGCCGGCGGCGACCGGCGGTGGGCGGAACGACGCCCACGAGGCCGTGCTGGAGCTGAACTACCGCTGGCAGGTGAACCAGCGGCTCAGCCTGCAGCCGGTGCTGCAGCTGATCCTGCACCCCGACGGCCGCAACGCGGATCCGATCCTGGCCACCGGCCTCGGGATCAACCTGCAGTTCTGA
- a CDS encoding DUF2887 domain-containing protein has product MAASDKLFYWVFQQHPDRILELLPELAAGGGGYRFSAPVLKERERRLDGLLQPPEHAAGEPPPQPAVILEAQMQADQGFLRRLYAESAMLIEQESQIEHWRVVVLCPNRRLNFGRPAAVAEFLRERVQWIELEFAATDPTAAPLLRALALLVQPEEQIPASSGAIRAEVAGTAQEQELADVIAATLISRFNGRSISQLCAMGNITASEFTQSVAYREIFGQGRQEGRQEGRQEGRQEGRRDEAAAVTLRLLNRRCGPLTDATTAQIQALPLQQLEALADALLDFTGPADLVAWLAAHT; this is encoded by the coding sequence ATGGCTGCCAGCGACAAGCTCTTTTACTGGGTGTTCCAACAACACCCCGACCGGATCCTGGAGCTGCTGCCCGAGCTGGCAGCCGGCGGCGGTGGCTATCGCTTCTCAGCGCCGGTATTGAAGGAACGGGAGCGGCGGCTCGATGGTCTGCTCCAGCCCCCTGAGCATGCAGCTGGTGAGCCGCCGCCGCAGCCGGCGGTGATCCTGGAGGCCCAGATGCAGGCCGATCAGGGCTTTCTGCGGCGGCTCTATGCCGAGAGCGCGATGCTGATCGAGCAGGAGAGCCAGATCGAGCATTGGCGAGTTGTGGTGCTCTGCCCCAACCGCCGCCTCAACTTCGGGCGACCGGCGGCGGTGGCTGAATTCCTGCGCGAACGGGTGCAGTGGATCGAGCTGGAGTTCGCCGCCACCGATCCCACAGCAGCGCCATTGCTGCGGGCCTTGGCGCTGCTGGTGCAGCCCGAGGAGCAGATCCCCGCCAGCAGCGGTGCCATCCGCGCAGAGGTGGCCGGCACGGCCCAGGAGCAGGAGCTGGCTGATGTGATCGCCGCTACGCTGATCAGCAGGTTCAACGGCCGTTCCATCTCCCAGCTGTGCGCCATGGGCAACATCACCGCCAGTGAGTTCACGCAGAGCGTGGCCTACCGCGAGATCTTTGGCCAAGGCCGCCAGGAGGGCCGCCAGGAGGGCCGCCAGGAGGGCCGCCAGGAGGGCCGGCGGGATGAGGCAGCAGCTGTGACCCTCCGCCTCCTCAACCGCCGCTGCGGCCCCCTCACAGACGCCACCACCGCCCAGATCCAGGCGCTGCCCCTGCAGCAACTGGAGGCCCTCGCCGACGCCCTGCTCGACTTCACGGGCCCGGCCGACCTGGTCGCCTGGCTGGCCGCCCACACCTGA
- a CDS encoding ATP-binding cassette domain-containing protein, whose protein sequence is MSRVAGPEARPVPRLRHDLPRLWRHLSRRRRWQLAGVLALLLLSSLAEMFSLGAALPFLAVLAEPQRLWGTAKVQVLAGWLGWQQPGDLVLPFCLLFALAALLAGLLRLLALWASSGLVQAIGADLSAELYRRTLHQPYALLLQRRSSDLISAVANEVDQVVNGLGGLLQLCSGGLVGLALAGVLLLLNPGVTLVMATVLAGGYGLLLLLSRRRLQRLGSAMRADEAERIRGLQEGLGSIRDVILDGSQATYTRVYGQADRRLRRHRGQGEVIALAPRYVMEGVGLALIALASLQLTASRTGVLGALPLLGALALGAQRLLPTLQLIYANWTGLRLHQPALHSVLAYLDQPIPDPHPEPTQPPPAPPQNPALPFQTALQLRDASFRYGPDQPWVLRHAELTIRPGERVGIVGLTGSGKSTLVDLLMGLLEPTAGELLVDGEPLRGERLRRWRSGIAHVPQSVFLLDGTIAENIAFGLPARQVDWPRLEAAAERALLADVLRSLPQGLHTPVGERGVRLSGGQRQRIGLARALYRQAAVLVLDEATSALDTATEAQVLASIAALGAQVTVLMIAHRASSLVGCQRLIRIAHGQAHPEHQP, encoded by the coding sequence ATGTCTCGCGTCGCGGGGCCTGAGGCCCGGCCCGTGCCGCGCCTGCGCCACGACCTGCCGCGGCTCTGGCGGCACCTCAGCCGCCGGCGCCGCTGGCAGCTGGCGGGGGTGTTGGCCCTGCTGCTGCTCAGTTCCCTGGCGGAGATGTTCAGCCTGGGGGCGGCGCTGCCGTTTCTGGCCGTGCTGGCCGAACCGCAGCGGCTCTGGGGCACGGCGAAGGTGCAGGTGCTGGCGGGTTGGCTGGGCTGGCAGCAGCCCGGGGATCTGGTGCTGCCGTTCTGCCTGCTGTTCGCCCTGGCGGCCCTGCTGGCCGGCCTGTTGCGGCTGCTGGCGCTCTGGGCCTCCAGTGGGCTGGTGCAGGCCATCGGTGCCGACCTGAGCGCGGAGCTCTACCGCCGCACCCTGCACCAGCCCTACGCCCTGCTGCTGCAGCGCCGCAGCAGCGACCTGATCAGCGCCGTGGCCAATGAGGTGGACCAGGTGGTGAATGGCCTGGGCGGCCTGTTGCAACTGTGCAGCGGCGGCCTGGTGGGCCTGGCCCTGGCCGGGGTGCTGCTGCTGCTGAATCCCGGGGTCACGCTGGTGATGGCGACCGTGCTGGCCGGCGGCTACGGCCTGCTGCTGCTGCTCAGCCGCCGCCGGCTGCAGCGGCTGGGGTCGGCGATGCGCGCCGATGAGGCGGAGCGGATCCGTGGCCTGCAGGAGGGGCTGGGGTCGATCCGCGACGTGATCCTGGACGGCAGCCAGGCCACCTACACCCGCGTCTACGGCCAGGCCGACCGGCGCCTGCGCCGCCACAGGGGCCAGGGGGAGGTGATCGCCCTGGCGCCCCGCTACGTGATGGAGGGGGTGGGCCTGGCCCTGATCGCCCTGGCCTCCCTGCAGCTCACCGCCAGCCGCACCGGCGTGCTGGGTGCCCTGCCCCTGCTCGGCGCCCTGGCCCTCGGTGCCCAGCGCCTGCTGCCCACCCTGCAGCTGATCTACGCCAACTGGACCGGTCTGCGCCTGCACCAGCCCGCCCTGCACTCCGTGCTGGCCTACCTCGACCAGCCGATCCCCGACCCCCACCCCGAGCCAACCCAACCTCCACCAGCCCCGCCCCAGAACCCAGCCCTGCCCTTCCAGACAGCCCTGCAGTTGCGCGATGCCAGCTTCCGCTACGGCCCCGACCAGCCCTGGGTGCTGCGCCACGCGGAGCTCACCATCCGCCCCGGCGAGCGGGTGGGCATCGTCGGCCTCACCGGCAGCGGCAAGAGCACCCTCGTCGACCTGCTGATGGGCCTGCTCGAGCCCACGGCCGGCGAGCTGCTGGTGGATGGGGAGCCCCTGCGCGGCGAGCGACTGCGGCGCTGGCGCAGTGGCATCGCCCACGTGCCCCAGAGCGTGTTCCTGCTCGACGGCACCATCGCCGAGAACATCGCCTTCGGCTTGCCGGCCCGCCAGGTTGACTGGCCCCGCCTGGAGGCGGCGGCTGAGCGGGCCCTGCTGGCGGATGTGCTGCGCAGCCTGCCCCAGGGCCTGCACACGCCGGTGGGGGAGCGGGGCGTGCGCCTGAGCGGTGGCCAGCGCCAGCGCATCGGCCTGGCCCGGGCCCTCTACCGGCAGGCGGCGGTGCTGGTGCTCGACGAGGCCACCAGCGCCCTCGACACCGCCACCGAAGCCCAGGTGCTGGCGTCCATCGCCGCCCTCGGTGCCCAGGTCACCGTGCTGATGATCGCCCACCGCGCCAGCAGCCTGGTGGGCTGCCAGCGCCTGATCCGCATCGCCCACGGCCAGGCCCACCCCGAGCACCAGCCATGA
- a CDS encoding HEPN domain-containing protein, whose amino-acid sequence MNRSADWLHQAEADLAQAQLSAGAGHHEWACFACHQAVEKALKALHLRHGQQSWGHGLGRSFRDLPAELAQSLAVEVADLEDRLRVLDALYIPTRYPDSLPEGAPTDHFGRLQSQDALGHARALVDAIRAALAQA is encoded by the coding sequence ATGAACCGCTCAGCAGACTGGCTGCATCAGGCCGAGGCCGACCTGGCCCAGGCCCAGCTGAGTGCCGGTGCCGGCCACCATGAGTGGGCCTGTTTCGCCTGCCATCAGGCCGTGGAGAAGGCCCTCAAGGCGCTGCACCTGCGCCATGGCCAGCAGAGCTGGGGCCATGGCCTCGGGCGCTCCTTCCGCGACCTGCCAGCCGAGCTGGCCCAGTCCCTGGCCGTGGAGGTGGCGGATCTGGAGGATCGGCTCCGGGTGCTTGACGCCCTCTACATCCCCACCCGCTATCCCGATAGCCTGCCGGAAGGTGCACCGACCGATCATTTCGGCCGGCTGCAAAGCCAGGATGCCCTCGGCCATGCCCGTGCGCTTGTTGACGCAATCCGTGCTGCGCTGGCCCAGGCCTGA
- a CDS encoding nucleotidyltransferase domain-containing protein, whose translation MPVRLLTQSVLRWPRPEQVLQEVRTWAEEQRLAHVSLRRVGVFGSYGRGDAGVGSDLDLLLIDEDAGGPQHQRLRHWPLERLPLSCDALVLTSSELQELLAGDSRMARELRRDLRWLH comes from the coding sequence ATGCCCGTGCGCTTGTTGACGCAATCCGTGCTGCGCTGGCCCAGGCCTGAGCAGGTGCTCCAGGAGGTGCGCACCTGGGCCGAGGAACAGCGGCTCGCCCACGTGAGCCTCAGGCGCGTGGGGGTGTTCGGCAGCTACGGGCGGGGCGACGCCGGCGTGGGCAGCGATCTCGATCTGCTGCTGATCGACGAGGACGCCGGGGGCCCCCAGCACCAGCGCCTGCGCCACTGGCCGCTGGAGCGCCTTCCCCTCAGCTGTGATGCCCTGGTGCTCACATCCAGCGAACTCCAGGAGCTGCTCGCCGGCGACAGCCGCATGGCCCGGGAGCTGCGTCGCGATCTGCGCTGGCTCCACTGA
- a CDS encoding MarC family protein, whose amino-acid sequence MAALAADSGLDYAELIGNFSMNGPELINFMVTTFALMNPLGVLPIFIALTARENRDVQRLVALFVSLTVLALLVVFLFVGESILQFLGVSMDAFRIAGGILLLLMGLKIVSGDAGDSVIQDAGSAAAESELQEAETVFQKIVIPLAMPLLVGPGVIANVVLYAAKDRADHDGGALLLGSFLLSVVVLAIFLAGRWLKAVVGPIGLNILMRVMGLMVAAMGVQFMVTGVSQIVITQLAPAIR is encoded by the coding sequence GTGGCAGCGCTTGCGGCTGATTCAGGGCTGGATTATGCTGAATTGATTGGCAATTTCTCAATGAATGGACCGGAGCTGATCAATTTCATGGTCACCACCTTTGCCTTGATGAATCCCCTCGGGGTGCTGCCGATCTTCATTGCTCTCACCGCGCGGGAGAACCGCGATGTGCAGCGCCTCGTGGCCCTGTTCGTGTCGCTCACGGTGCTGGCACTGCTGGTGGTCTTTCTGTTCGTTGGTGAGAGCATCCTGCAGTTCCTCGGTGTTTCGATGGATGCGTTCCGCATCGCCGGCGGCATTCTCCTGTTACTGATGGGCTTGAAGATTGTGTCCGGGGATGCAGGCGATTCAGTCATTCAGGACGCAGGTTCCGCCGCGGCTGAGAGCGAACTGCAAGAGGCGGAAACGGTGTTTCAGAAGATTGTGATTCCCCTGGCCATGCCCTTGCTGGTGGGGCCCGGAGTGATTGCCAACGTGGTGTTGTATGCCGCTAAAGATCGTGCCGATCATGACGGTGGCGCACTGCTGTTGGGCTCGTTCCTGCTCTCGGTGGTTGTGTTGGCGATCTTTCTGGCTGGTCGTTGGTTGAAAGCCGTTGTGGGCCCGATCGGGCTCAATATCCTGATGCGGGTAATGGGTTTGATGGTGGCCGCGATGGGCGTTCAGTTCATGGTCACCGGGGTGAGTCAGATTGTCATCACCCAGCTGGCCCCGGCGATTCGCTAA
- a CDS encoding exosortase/archaeosortase family protein, with protein MGPTLRRHAGNRRSLWLLLAALLFTWSALQLYWADVDPKFQLLNLLIWFGCTIALEDQLPLLWPRPSRASQLLGGALIGYTLWRGGWLLNQQDRFIYLMVPLLVGGLALLNRPFSRLRIFLVPGVIGLLFPLGYRISALHPYLERPTAQLSWLLLTALGFEPALSGREVMLSTGGVSITGTCTGIDQIVVSLVVVVIFLMVFPLRSWLHRLLAVAIALVSAVLVNAVRIALLALLVAVPEDWGEQGFDFFHDSYGSLVFSLIAVFILGWGYTKLIDRELASRGLAAGSPGSPSSPNELV; from the coding sequence GTGGGCCCCACGCTGCGCCGCCATGCCGGCAACCGCCGCTCCCTCTGGTTGCTGCTGGCCGCCCTGCTGTTCACCTGGAGTGCCCTGCAGCTCTACTGGGCCGATGTGGATCCCAAGTTCCAGCTGCTCAATCTGCTGATCTGGTTCGGCTGCACGATCGCCCTGGAGGACCAGCTGCCCCTGCTCTGGCCGCGGCCATCCCGGGCCTCCCAGCTGCTGGGTGGCGCGCTGATCGGCTACACCCTCTGGCGCGGCGGCTGGCTGCTCAACCAGCAGGACCGCTTCATTTACCTGATGGTGCCCCTGCTGGTGGGGGGACTGGCCCTGCTCAATCGTCCCTTCTCCCGCCTGCGCATCTTTCTGGTGCCGGGGGTGATCGGCCTGTTGTTTCCCCTGGGCTATCGCATCTCAGCCCTGCACCCCTACCTGGAGCGCCCCACCGCCCAGCTCAGTTGGCTGCTGCTCACCGCCCTCGGCTTTGAGCCCGCCCTCAGCGGCCGCGAGGTGATGCTCAGCACCGGCGGCGTGTCGATCACGGGCACCTGCACCGGCATCGACCAGATCGTGGTGAGCCTGGTGGTGGTGGTCATCTTCCTGATGGTGTTTCCCCTGCGCAGCTGGCTGCACCGCCTTCTGGCCGTGGCGATCGCACTGGTGTCAGCTGTGCTGGTGAATGCGGTGCGCATTGCCCTGCTGGCCCTGCTGGTGGCCGTGCCCGAGGACTGGGGCGAGCAGGGCTTCGACTTCTTCCATGATTCCTACGGCAGCCTGGTGTTCTCCCTGATCGCCGTGTTCATCCTGGGCTGGGGCTACACCAAGCTGATCGACCGGGAGCTCGCCAGCAGGGGCCTGGCGGCTGGCTCCCCAGGATCCCCCTCAAGCCCCAACGAGCTGGTCTGA
- a CDS encoding DUF1778 domain-containing protein, with protein MVVPLTSTKPPGHRPAKTSRIELRATEDDRDLLDRAAAALGTDRSSFLLTQGRLAAQRVLADREHFLLDADAQQEWERINSRPARSLPGLARLLERPSPFVTPAADQPQA; from the coding sequence GTGGTTGTCCCCTTGACCAGCACCAAGCCACCAGGGCACCGCCCGGCCAAGACCAGCCGGATCGAGCTGCGGGCCACCGAAGACGACCGCGACCTGCTGGATCGAGCCGCTGCGGCCCTCGGCACCGACCGCAGTTCCTTTCTGCTCACCCAGGGGCGGCTGGCGGCCCAGCGGGTGCTGGCCGACCGCGAGCACTTTCTGCTCGATGCCGACGCTCAGCAGGAATGGGAGCGGATCAACAGCCGCCCGGCCCGCAGCCTGCCCGGGCTGGCGCGGCTGCTGGAGCGGCCCTCGCCCTTTGTCACTCCAGCGGCAGATCAGCCCCAGGCATGA
- a CDS encoding photosystem II reaction center PsbP family protein, with protein MGASSPPAAPVTATPARSLLPAALWRGVLALALALLVTACSGTTAGLNGYQSPDGRYAFLYPTGWIRAQVSGGPSVVFHDLINSDETLSLVISEVTPESDLTSLGSPVAVGEALRRNVIAPAGSGRQAELVQADARQQGGRTFYDLEYAVHLQDRDRHELATVVVDRGRLYTFAASTNEIRWPRVKELFGQVVTSFNLLV; from the coding sequence ATGGGCGCCAGCTCCCCGCCCGCTGCGCCCGTGACCGCCACGCCCGCCCGTTCCCTCCTGCCGGCCGCCCTGTGGCGGGGCGTGCTGGCCCTGGCGCTGGCCCTGCTGGTCACGGCCTGCAGCGGCACCACCGCCGGCCTCAACGGCTACCAGAGTCCGGATGGCCGCTATGCCTTCCTCTATCCCACCGGCTGGATCCGGGCCCAGGTGAGCGGCGGGCCCTCGGTGGTGTTCCACGACCTGATCAACAGCGATGAAACCCTCAGCCTGGTGATCTCGGAGGTGACCCCCGAGAGTGATCTCACCAGCCTGGGCAGTCCGGTGGCGGTGGGTGAGGCCCTGCGCCGCAACGTGATCGCCCCCGCGGGCAGCGGCCGGCAGGCCGAGCTGGTGCAGGCCGATGCGCGCCAGCAGGGCGGCCGCACCTTCTACGACCTGGAATACGCCGTGCACCTGCAGGACCGCGACCGCCACGAGCTGGCCACCGTGGTGGTGGATCGGGGCCGCCTCTACACCTTCGCCGCCAGCACCAACGAGATCCGCTGGCCCCGGGTGAAGGAGCTGTTTGGCCAGGTGGTGACCTCGTTCAACCTGTTGGTGTGA
- a CDS encoding NAD-dependent epimerase/dehydratase family protein yields the protein MPTPTLLVTGSSGLIGSEVCVHFAGRGWRVVGVDNNQRAVFFGPQGDTRWNQKRLQEQLGDNFQHAELDIRDRPGVLALLAELKPNAIVHTAAQPSHDRAAAIPFDDFDTNAVGTLNLLEATRQSCPESPFVHLSTNKVYGDRPNSIPLKELESRWDYDDPAYVNGIAEDFPIDQSKHSLFGASKVAADVMVQEYGRYFDMPSCCLRGGCLTGPNHTGVELHGFLSYLVKCNLEGRLYKVFGYKGKQVRDNIHSHDVARFIEAFLEAPRLAEVYNLGGGRDNSCSIWEAFQIAEQHSGKTQVFEYVDENRIGDHICYISDLSKMRDHYPQWDISISLQETIGQIVRNWQVREVAV from the coding sequence ATGCCCACCCCAACCCTGCTCGTTACCGGTTCCTCAGGCCTGATCGGCTCGGAGGTGTGCGTGCACTTCGCCGGGCGCGGTTGGCGGGTGGTGGGGGTGGACAACAACCAGCGGGCGGTGTTCTTCGGGCCGCAGGGGGACACGCGCTGGAACCAGAAGCGCCTGCAGGAGCAGCTGGGGGACAACTTCCAGCACGCCGAGCTGGACATCCGCGACCGGCCGGGGGTGCTGGCCCTGCTGGCCGAGCTGAAGCCCAACGCGATCGTGCACACGGCGGCCCAGCCCAGCCACGACCGAGCGGCAGCGATCCCGTTCGACGACTTCGACACCAACGCGGTGGGCACGCTCAACCTGCTGGAGGCCACGCGCCAGAGCTGCCCTGAGAGCCCGTTTGTGCACCTCTCCACCAACAAGGTGTATGGCGATCGGCCCAACAGCATCCCCCTGAAGGAACTGGAGAGCCGCTGGGACTACGACGATCCGGCCTACGTCAACGGCATCGCCGAGGATTTCCCGATCGACCAGAGCAAGCACTCCCTGTTCGGGGCGTCAAAGGTGGCGGCGGACGTGATGGTGCAGGAATACGGCCGCTATTTCGACATGCCCAGCTGCTGCCTGCGGGGGGGGTGCCTCACGGGGCCGAACCACACCGGCGTGGAGCTGCACGGCTTTCTCAGCTATCTGGTGAAGTGCAACCTGGAGGGCCGGCTGTATAAGGTGTTTGGTTACAAGGGCAAGCAGGTGCGCGACAACATCCACTCCCACGATGTGGCGCGCTTCATCGAGGCCTTCCTGGAAGCACCGCGGCTGGCGGAGGTGTACAACCTGGGCGGCGGCCGTGACAATTCCTGCTCGATCTGGGAGGCGTTCCAGATTGCCGAGCAGCATTCCGGCAAGACCCAGGTGTTTGAGTATGTGGATGAAAACCGCATCGGCGATCACATCTGCTACATCAGCGACCTGAGCAAGATGCGCGATCACTATCCCCAGTGGGACATCAGCATCAGCCTCCAGGAAACAATCGGCCAGATCGTGCGCAACTGGCAGGTGCGCGAGGTGGCTGTGTGA
- a CDS encoding FkbM family methyltransferase: MGRRNALRLLTARLAGARTAPLNTPAGQLLVRSWGTDVLMVADVLFRGDYAFPFPLLDDHRPGERPQLIVDAGANVGSATRYFLQRFPAATVVAIEPDPGNFALLAANCAAHPRAVLINRALWPESTRLALDHSLAAACAVRTHPPTSPSSPATSPPSSPATCDTLTMQELIASHGPVDLLKLDIEGAEAQLFAPGRDLSWLEQVASIVIELHDRYEPGCSRHFWAAVDDFPVEACRGENHYVSRRGA; this comes from the coding sequence GTGGGCCGCCGCAATGCCCTGCGGCTGCTGACGGCCAGGCTGGCCGGCGCCCGCACCGCCCCGCTGAACACTCCGGCCGGGCAGCTGCTGGTGCGCAGCTGGGGCACCGATGTGCTGATGGTGGCCGACGTTCTCTTCCGCGGCGACTACGCCTTTCCCTTTCCCCTGCTGGACGATCACCGGCCAGGGGAGCGCCCGCAGCTGATCGTGGATGCCGGTGCCAACGTGGGCAGCGCCACCCGCTATTTCCTGCAGCGCTTCCCGGCTGCCACGGTGGTGGCCATCGAACCCGACCCCGGCAACTTCGCCCTGCTGGCGGCCAACTGCGCAGCCCATCCCCGGGCGGTGCTGATCAACCGGGCCCTCTGGCCCGAGTCCACCCGCCTGGCGCTCGACCACTCCCTCGCCGCCGCGTGCGCCGTGCGCACCCACCCGCCTACCAGCCCCAGCTCCCCAGCCACCTCACCCCCCAGCTCCCCAGCCACCTGTGACACCCTCACCATGCAGGAGCTGATCGCCAGCCACGGCCCGGTGGATCTGCTCAAGCTGGACATCGAGGGAGCAGAGGCCCAGCTGTTCGCGCCGGGGCGGGACCTGAGCTGGCTGGAGCAGGTGGCCTCGATCGTGATCGAGCTGCACGACCGCTACGAGCCGGGCTGCTCCCGGCACTTCTGGGCGGCGGTGGACGATTTCCCTGTGGAGGCCTGCCGCGGCGAGAATCACTATGTCTCGCGTCGCGGGGCCTGA